The proteins below come from a single Pseudarthrobacter sp. SSS035 genomic window:
- the glyA gene encoding serine hydroxymethyltransferase encodes MVDVLTRTLAETDPAIHAAVQQELLRQQGTLEMIASENFAPTAVMEAQGSVLTNKYAEGYPGKRYYGGCEHVDVVEQLAIDRLKSLFGSEFANVQPHSGAQANAAAMFALIQPGDTILGLNLAHGGHLTHGMKINFSGKLYKVVPYGVGEDTHTIDMAEVERLAVENRPKLIVAGWSAYSRQLDFAEFRRIADLVGAYLMVDMAHFAGLVAAGLHPSPVPHAHIVTSTTHKTLGGPRGGVILTNDAGIAKKVNSAVFPGQQGGPLEHVIAAKAVAFKLAAEPEFRDRQERTLEGARIIAERMLAADVSESGVTVVSGGTDVHLVLVDLRNSELDGQQGEDRLHRIGITVNRNAVPFDPRPPMISSGLRIGTPALATRGFGKTEFTEVADIIAGALKREFSDETVAELRQRVELLAGKFPLYPNLSSDVNEVA; translated from the coding sequence ATGGTCGACGTTCTGACCCGTACGCTCGCAGAGACCGATCCTGCGATCCACGCAGCCGTTCAGCAGGAGCTCCTGCGCCAGCAGGGCACGCTGGAGATGATCGCCTCCGAAAACTTTGCGCCGACTGCCGTCATGGAGGCACAGGGATCCGTCCTGACCAACAAGTACGCCGAAGGCTACCCGGGCAAGCGCTACTACGGCGGCTGCGAACACGTTGACGTGGTCGAGCAGCTGGCCATCGACCGTCTTAAGTCATTGTTCGGCTCCGAGTTCGCCAATGTGCAGCCACACTCCGGCGCCCAGGCCAACGCCGCGGCGATGTTCGCCCTGATCCAGCCCGGCGACACCATCCTGGGGCTGAACCTCGCACACGGTGGCCACCTCACCCACGGCATGAAGATCAACTTCTCCGGCAAGCTCTACAAAGTGGTCCCGTACGGAGTCGGCGAAGACACCCATACCATTGACATGGCCGAGGTTGAGCGCCTGGCGGTTGAGAACAGGCCGAAGCTGATCGTCGCCGGCTGGTCCGCCTACTCCCGGCAGCTGGACTTCGCCGAGTTCCGCCGTATCGCGGACCTGGTAGGCGCCTACCTGATGGTGGACATGGCCCATTTCGCCGGCCTCGTGGCCGCAGGGCTTCACCCCAGCCCCGTGCCTCACGCCCACATCGTCACAAGTACGACCCACAAGACCCTTGGCGGCCCGCGCGGTGGTGTGATCCTGACCAACGACGCCGGCATCGCCAAGAAGGTCAACTCCGCGGTGTTCCCCGGACAGCAGGGTGGCCCGCTGGAGCACGTTATTGCCGCGAAGGCTGTGGCGTTCAAGCTCGCCGCTGAGCCGGAGTTCCGCGACCGCCAGGAACGCACCCTGGAAGGCGCCCGCATCATCGCAGAACGCATGCTGGCGGCCGACGTTTCAGAGTCCGGCGTGACCGTCGTCAGCGGTGGCACCGACGTGCACCTGGTCCTGGTGGACCTCCGCAATTCTGAACTGGACGGCCAGCAGGGCGAAGACCGCCTGCACCGGATCGGCATCACGGTCAACCGCAACGCCGTGCCGTTCGACCCGCGTCCGCCGATGATCTCTTCCGGTCTTCGTATCGGCACGCCGGCACTGGCCACGCGTGGATTCGGGAAGACGGAATTCACCGAGGTCGCGGACATTATCGCCGGA
- a CDS encoding GntR family transcriptional regulator, with protein MAVEALAIVADAVKQSLADVAYERIRDRLLMLDIKPGDLLNDDHLARDLGMGRTPVREALKRLELDRLVVSYPRRGTFATRVEVTDLAFISEIRTQLEPLAASRAARVATERQREQLRAVMRAVESFDTHAASVVETLRLDARVHRGIYAAAANPHLEDVLIRYDNLATRIWCMVLDRLPDLSRHVHEHLDLLGAVIDGDEARAADLARSHVSGFEDAVRKALFT; from the coding sequence ATGGCAGTTGAAGCGTTGGCGATCGTGGCAGATGCGGTCAAGCAGTCGTTGGCGGACGTGGCGTATGAGCGTATCCGCGACCGGCTGCTGATGCTTGACATCAAGCCCGGGGATCTTCTCAACGACGACCACCTCGCCAGGGACCTCGGCATGGGGCGGACTCCGGTGCGGGAAGCTTTGAAGCGGCTCGAGCTCGACCGCCTGGTGGTTTCGTATCCGCGCAGGGGCACCTTTGCGACCCGCGTGGAGGTGACCGACCTTGCTTTCATTTCAGAAATCCGGACGCAGCTAGAACCGCTCGCCGCGTCCCGTGCCGCCCGGGTGGCCACGGAGCGGCAGCGGGAGCAGTTGCGGGCTGTGATGCGGGCTGTTGAATCCTTCGATACCCATGCGGCCTCCGTCGTCGAAACCCTGCGCCTTGATGCGCGCGTCCATCGAGGCATCTACGCGGCTGCGGCCAACCCCCACCTCGAGGACGTCCTGATCCGGTACGACAATCTCGCCACCCGCATCTGGTGCATGGTGCTGGATCGCCTTCCCGACCTTTCCCGCCACGTGCATGAGCACCTGGACCTGCTCGGCGCAGTGATTGACGGTGATGAGGCACGGGCCGCTGACCTGGCAAGGAGCCACGTCAGTGGCTTCGAGGATGCCGTCCGCAAGGCGCTCTTCACCTGA
- the purU gene encoding formyltetrahydrofolate deformylase — translation MTLVATDSSTSTLTQNDPRVKDKAQKFVLTLSCVERAGIVQAVTTFLFERGFNIDEHQQFDDGLRETLHLRTAFSGSPEYTPERLEAEFNSIADRFEMKFSFHDQTKQRVLVMVSKFGHCLNDLIFRWRGGSLGGDIVLVVSNHETHRAMAEAAGLPFIYLPVTPETKADAEQRLLDLVDEHNIDLVVLARYMQVLSDDLCRSLEGRAINIHHSFLPGFKGARPYHQAYDRGVKLVGATAHYVTAELDEGPIIEQEVIRVDHSYGPTTLSTVGQDAEALALSRAVRWHCEHRVLLDQTSTVVFR, via the coding sequence ATGACCCTAGTGGCAACAGACTCATCAACCAGCACGCTGACTCAGAACGACCCCCGCGTGAAGGACAAGGCCCAGAAGTTCGTACTCACACTGTCGTGCGTCGAACGTGCCGGCATTGTCCAAGCAGTCACCACTTTTCTCTTCGAACGTGGTTTCAACATCGATGAGCACCAACAGTTCGACGACGGGCTCCGCGAGACGCTGCACCTGCGCACCGCATTCTCGGGTTCCCCCGAGTACACGCCGGAGCGGCTGGAGGCGGAGTTCAATTCCATCGCGGACCGCTTCGAGATGAAGTTCAGCTTCCACGACCAGACCAAACAGCGCGTTCTGGTCATGGTGTCCAAGTTCGGCCACTGCCTGAATGACCTGATCTTCCGCTGGCGCGGCGGCAGCCTCGGCGGCGACATCGTCCTCGTGGTGTCCAATCATGAAACGCACCGGGCCATGGCCGAAGCCGCCGGCCTGCCCTTCATCTACCTCCCCGTGACCCCCGAGACGAAGGCCGACGCCGAACAGCGACTGCTGGACCTCGTAGACGAACACAACATTGACCTCGTTGTGCTCGCCCGGTATATGCAGGTGCTCTCCGATGACCTCTGCCGCTCCCTTGAAGGCCGGGCCATCAACATCCACCACTCCTTCCTTCCTGGTTTCAAGGGAGCGCGCCCGTACCACCAGGCGTACGACCGTGGCGTCAAACTGGTAGGTGCCACCGCCCACTACGTGACGGCTGAACTTGATGAAGGGCCAATCATCGAACAGGAAGTCATCCGGGTGGACCACAGCTACGGTCCCACCACACTGTCAACAGTCGGGCAGGATGCGGAAGCGCTGGCACTGTCCCGCGCCGTGCGGTGGCACTGCGAGCACCGTGTGCTGCTGGACCAAACCAGCACTGTCGTGTTCCGGTAA
- a CDS encoding FAD-dependent oxidoreductase, which produces MASTPSIVIIGAGIVGTNLADELVARGWNNITVLDQGPLNMPGGSTSHAPGLVFQTNPSKTMAAFAKYTVEKLLSLSEDGVSCFNQVGGLEVATTETRLADLKRKLGYAAAWGIDGKILSREECKELYPLINEEDILGGLHVPSDGLALAARAVQLLIKRTEAAGVKYIGNTEVTGIEQSNRRVTGVETAEGVIPADIVVSCAGFWGAKIGEMIGMSVPLLPLAHQYVKTTPVPAQQGKNELPNGASLPILRHQDQDLYYREHGESYGIGSYAHRPMPVDLDELSSYEPSSISEHNMPSRLDFTLEDFLPAWEATKQLLPALRESEIEDGFNGIFSFTPDGGSLVGESKEVDGFYVAEAVWVTHSAGIARAVAELLTTGKSSIDLGDCDIHRFEEVQLTPEYVSETSQQNFVEIYDVLHPLQPKLSPRNLRVSPFHARHKQLGGYFLEGAGWERPYWFEANAELLKEMPDEWQPPARDAWAGMFSSPIAAAEAWKTRTAVAMYDMTPLKRLEVSGPGALKLLQELTTADMAKKPGAVTYTLLLDHAGGIRSDITVARLSEDTFQLGANGNIDTAYFERAARHQTENGTASDWVQVRDTTGGTCCIGLWGPLARDLISTVSSDDFSNDGLRYFRAKKVVIGGVTVTAMRLSYVGELGWELYTSADNGQRLWDALWKAGQPFGVIAAGRAAFSSLRLEKGYRSWGTDMTTEHDPLEAGLGFAVKMTKENFVGKAALEGRTEENSARRLRCLTVDDGRSIVLGKEPVFYKDQAVGYVTSAAYGYTVAKPIAYAYLPAAVSVGDAVEIEYFGRRIQATVTADPLYDPTMTRLRG; this is translated from the coding sequence ATGGCTTCGACGCCAAGCATTGTCATTATTGGAGCGGGAATCGTCGGCACGAACCTGGCCGACGAACTGGTCGCGCGGGGTTGGAACAACATCACGGTCCTGGACCAGGGACCCCTGAACATGCCTGGAGGCTCCACGTCCCACGCTCCGGGCCTCGTTTTCCAGACGAACCCTTCAAAGACCATGGCTGCCTTCGCCAAGTACACGGTTGAGAAGCTCCTGTCCCTGAGCGAAGACGGCGTCAGCTGCTTCAACCAGGTCGGCGGTCTGGAAGTTGCCACCACCGAGACCCGCCTCGCGGACCTGAAGCGGAAGCTCGGGTATGCCGCCGCGTGGGGCATCGACGGCAAGATCCTTTCCCGCGAGGAATGCAAGGAGCTCTACCCGCTCATCAATGAGGAAGACATCCTGGGTGGCCTCCACGTACCCAGCGACGGCCTGGCCCTCGCCGCCCGCGCAGTCCAGCTGCTCATCAAGCGCACGGAAGCCGCCGGGGTTAAGTACATCGGCAACACCGAGGTCACCGGAATCGAACAGTCCAACCGCCGGGTCACAGGAGTGGAGACCGCTGAAGGCGTCATCCCCGCGGACATCGTGGTTTCCTGCGCCGGTTTCTGGGGCGCGAAGATCGGCGAGATGATCGGGATGTCCGTTCCGCTCCTCCCGCTGGCCCACCAGTACGTCAAGACCACTCCCGTACCGGCACAGCAGGGCAAGAACGAACTGCCCAACGGCGCTTCGCTGCCCATCCTGCGCCACCAGGACCAGGACCTCTACTACCGCGAACACGGCGAGAGCTACGGCATTGGTTCCTACGCGCACCGCCCTATGCCTGTGGATCTTGACGAGCTGAGCAGCTACGAGCCCAGCAGCATCAGCGAACACAACATGCCTTCGCGCCTGGACTTCACCCTGGAGGACTTCCTTCCTGCGTGGGAAGCCACCAAGCAACTGCTGCCGGCCCTGCGCGAAAGCGAAATCGAGGATGGCTTCAACGGCATCTTCTCCTTCACCCCGGACGGCGGCTCCCTGGTGGGCGAATCGAAGGAAGTGGACGGCTTCTATGTGGCTGAGGCCGTGTGGGTGACCCACTCCGCCGGCATTGCCCGCGCCGTTGCTGAGCTGCTGACCACCGGCAAGTCCAGCATTGATCTTGGTGACTGCGATATCCACCGTTTCGAAGAGGTCCAGCTGACCCCCGAGTACGTCAGCGAGACGTCCCAACAGAACTTCGTGGAAATCTATGACGTGCTGCACCCGCTGCAGCCCAAGCTCTCTCCACGCAACCTCCGAGTCAGCCCGTTCCACGCCCGTCACAAGCAGTTGGGAGGCTACTTCCTGGAGGGCGCCGGATGGGAGCGCCCCTACTGGTTCGAAGCCAACGCCGAACTGCTCAAGGAGATGCCTGACGAATGGCAGCCGCCCGCACGTGACGCCTGGGCTGGGATGTTCAGCTCGCCCATCGCCGCCGCCGAAGCCTGGAAGACCCGCACCGCGGTGGCCATGTACGACATGACCCCGCTCAAGCGCCTTGAGGTATCCGGCCCCGGAGCCCTGAAGCTGCTGCAGGAGCTGACTACGGCCGACATGGCCAAGAAGCCGGGGGCCGTCACCTACACCCTCCTACTGGACCACGCCGGCGGGATCCGAAGCGATATCACCGTGGCACGCCTGAGCGAAGACACCTTCCAGCTCGGAGCAAATGGAAACATCGACACGGCCTACTTTGAGCGGGCCGCACGCCACCAGACGGAGAACGGAACCGCCAGCGACTGGGTCCAGGTGCGCGACACCACCGGCGGGACATGCTGCATCGGCTTGTGGGGACCCCTCGCCCGGGACCTGATCAGCACGGTCAGCAGCGACGACTTCTCCAACGACGGCCTGCGCTACTTCCGGGCGAAGAAGGTTGTCATCGGCGGCGTCACCGTCACCGCAATGCGGCTGTCCTACGTCGGCGAGCTGGGCTGGGAACTGTACACCAGCGCGGACAACGGCCAGCGCCTGTGGGACGCACTGTGGAAGGCAGGGCAGCCGTTCGGCGTGATCGCTGCCGGCCGCGCCGCGTTCAGCTCGCTGCGCCTGGAAAAGGGCTACCGCTCGTGGGGCACCGACATGACCACCGAGCACGACCCGCTGGAAGCGGGACTCGGTTTCGCAGTGAAGATGACCAAGGAAAACTTCGTCGGCAAGGCAGCACTGGAAGGCCGGACCGAGGAAAACTCCGCCCGCCGCCTTCGCTGCCTGACGGTCGACGACGGCCGCAGCATTGTGCTGGGCAAGGAACCTGTCTTCTACAAGGACCAGGCAGTTGGCTACGTCACGAGCGCCGCTTATGGCTACACCGTGGCCAAGCCAATTGCCTACGCGTACCTGCCCGCCGCCGTCTCCGTGGGTGACGCGGTTGAAATCGAGTACTTTGGCCGGCGCATCCAGGCCACGGTCACGGCCGATCCACTGTATGACCCCACGATGACCCGGCTCCGCGGCTGA
- a CDS encoding cyclodeaminase/cyclohydrolase family protein, translated as MISSETINDYLARLASREPTPGGGAAAALHAAQGAALVAMVARYTTGTKYEQHTELVTRIISSADGLVAQALHLADADQHAFQGVIDAYKLPAGTDDLKAERTASIQDALVQAAKTPAQLILVAGAIVDLATELFEVANANVISDVAAAVDAARAAATTARVNIDINVVAIKDTEARSRLAEQTDGLEDKVILAADSLVKRVRERILG; from the coding sequence ATGATCAGTTCAGAAACAATAAACGACTACCTCGCCAGGCTTGCCTCGCGCGAACCCACCCCGGGCGGCGGCGCCGCAGCAGCACTCCACGCCGCTCAGGGGGCGGCACTTGTCGCCATGGTGGCCAGGTACACCACCGGCACGAAATACGAACAGCACACCGAACTAGTCACCAGGATCATCAGCAGCGCCGACGGACTGGTGGCCCAGGCCCTGCACCTCGCGGACGCCGACCAGCACGCGTTCCAAGGCGTCATTGATGCCTACAAGCTCCCCGCCGGCACTGACGACCTCAAGGCCGAACGGACAGCATCCATCCAGGACGCGCTGGTCCAGGCCGCAAAAACGCCGGCACAACTGATTCTCGTTGCCGGCGCCATCGTGGATCTTGCCACGGAACTGTTCGAGGTGGCCAATGCCAACGTGATCAGTGACGTCGCCGCCGCCGTCGACGCAGCCCGGGCAGCCGCCACCACTGCACGGGTGAACATCGACATCAATGTGGTGGCCATCAAGGACACCGAAGCCCGTTCCCGGCTGGCTGAGCAGACGGACGGCCTTGAGGACAAGGTCATCCTGGCAGCCGACTCGCTCGTGAAGCGCGTGCGCGAAAGGATTCTCGGTTGA
- a CDS encoding bifunctional 5,10-methylenetetrahydrofolate dehydrogenase/5,10-methenyltetrahydrofolate cyclohydrolase, with the protein MSTTLLSGRNLAKLIQQKAHDEARNLETDGLRPTLAVVVATDDGSTHWYVRSIQRAAESAGINCRIVDLGRDATGQVLASVLKDLSSESSVNGIILQTPLPPGVDAEALVGHIAPEKDIDGANPLSLGRLAVGQPSFAPATARAVTEILNHFDIPVAGRNVVVIGRSAVVGKPLSLLLLERDATVTVCHSRSGALEKYTKTADVVVVAAGRTGLLNGGHISSGAVVIDVGTNVLSDGSLAGDADEASVRGIAGALTPVPGGVGSVTTSLLLLHTTEAAREQSRALVRGTAG; encoded by the coding sequence TTGAGCACCACACTCCTCTCCGGACGAAACCTGGCAAAGCTCATTCAGCAGAAGGCCCACGACGAAGCCCGGAACCTCGAAACTGACGGCCTGCGCCCCACCCTTGCAGTGGTTGTGGCCACCGACGACGGCTCCACGCACTGGTATGTGCGGTCCATCCAACGGGCTGCAGAAAGCGCGGGCATCAATTGCCGGATCGTGGACCTGGGCCGCGACGCGACAGGACAGGTGCTGGCCTCTGTCCTGAAGGACCTCAGCTCCGAGTCATCGGTGAACGGCATCATCTTGCAGACGCCATTGCCTCCCGGCGTTGACGCCGAGGCGCTGGTTGGGCACATCGCCCCTGAGAAGGACATCGACGGCGCGAACCCTCTGAGCCTTGGCCGGCTGGCCGTGGGCCAGCCCTCGTTCGCCCCCGCCACCGCACGGGCCGTCACCGAGATCCTTAACCACTTCGACATCCCTGTGGCGGGCCGGAACGTCGTCGTGATTGGACGCTCGGCCGTCGTCGGAAAACCGCTGTCCCTGCTACTGCTGGAACGCGACGCCACCGTCACCGTCTGCCATTCCAGGTCAGGGGCGCTGGAGAAATACACCAAGACGGCCGACGTCGTGGTGGTCGCCGCCGGGCGCACCGGCCTGCTGAACGGCGGCCACATTTCCTCCGGGGCTGTTGTGATCGACGTCGGCACCAACGTCCTTTCCGACGGGTCCCTCGCGGGGGATGCGGACGAAGCCAGCGTCCGGGGCATCGCCGGGGCGCTGACACCCGTTCCGGGTGGCGTTGGCTCAGTCACCACGTCCCTGCTGCTCCTGCACACCACCGAGGCCGCGCGGGAACAGTCGCGTGCCTTGGTCCGGGGAACAGCCGGGTGA
- a CDS encoding GntR family transcriptional regulator translates to MASGGELPSDAGGSFLPTRQEEESFADFAYRVLCDELIVLDIKPGEPLNDEVISRRLGVGRTPIREAMKRLESDHLVVAYPRRGTFAAGVDITDLAEISEIRQLLEPAAAARAARMASPQLRQEIKEFATEVGQLLPRTHSQRDLMRLDMRVHRMIYRATGSRHLEDVLIRYDNLATRIWSLVLEKLPPVSEHIAQHIELLECIAEGDSEAAARLTTKHVTDFENLIRAVL, encoded by the coding sequence ATGGCAAGCGGTGGAGAACTACCGTCGGATGCTGGGGGGTCCTTTCTGCCAACGAGGCAGGAGGAAGAGTCCTTCGCCGACTTCGCCTACAGGGTGCTCTGCGATGAACTGATCGTTTTGGACATCAAGCCCGGCGAACCATTGAATGACGAAGTGATTTCCAGGCGGCTCGGAGTGGGGAGGACACCCATCCGGGAGGCCATGAAGCGCCTTGAGAGCGACCATCTGGTGGTGGCATATCCCCGCCGGGGAACATTCGCCGCAGGGGTGGACATCACGGATTTGGCTGAAATCTCCGAAATCCGGCAGCTTTTGGAGCCTGCGGCCGCTGCACGGGCAGCCCGGATGGCGTCGCCGCAGCTCCGGCAGGAGATCAAGGAATTTGCCACGGAAGTCGGCCAGCTCCTGCCAAGAACGCACTCCCAGCGGGACCTGATGCGCCTGGACATGCGGGTCCACCGGATGATCTACCGGGCCACAGGGAGCCGCCATCTTGAGGATGTCCTGATCCGGTACGACAACCTGGCGACGCGGATCTGGAGCCTAGTGCTGGAGAAACTTCCTCCGGTATCCGAGCATATTGCCCAGCATATTGAGCTGCTCGAGTGCATCGCCGAAGGGGATTCCGAGGCGGCTGCGCGGCTGACCACCAAGCATGTGACGGACTTTGAGAACCTCATCAGGGCCGTTCTGTAG
- a CDS encoding methylenetetrahydrofolate reductase, producing the protein MSTEAVARIRLEVVPSADLLTRLPAAFDTTGSVSVTCLPHHGPARTVAASVYLASLGYHTVPHLAARSITGEAELHSLLLQLQNAGVSELFIVAGDRHKPAGPYAWSGELLEAVNAYSPDFSIGIAGYPEGHPELSEEQLTSSLLMKAPLASSIVTQMCFSAEAISGYLRTIRKGGIELPVWVGVPGPVSIRKLVSLGARLGVGRSLKLARGTGMAGALWRRDDFLSYDSGRLIREVRQEVAGDPLFAGFHVYTFNDLGRMPGLLDDLRTLPPTATLAPGSTSIPLFPAKI; encoded by the coding sequence ATGAGCACAGAGGCTGTTGCAAGGATACGACTGGAAGTGGTTCCGTCTGCCGATCTGCTCACGCGTCTCCCAGCAGCCTTTGACACCACGGGGTCCGTCAGCGTGACGTGCCTCCCGCACCACGGGCCTGCCCGGACTGTGGCGGCGTCTGTGTATCTGGCGAGCCTGGGTTATCACACCGTTCCCCATCTCGCAGCCCGCAGCATCACGGGCGAGGCAGAACTGCATTCGCTGCTGCTGCAACTGCAGAACGCTGGGGTCTCGGAACTGTTTATTGTTGCCGGTGACCGGCACAAGCCCGCAGGTCCCTACGCCTGGAGCGGAGAACTCCTTGAGGCGGTCAACGCCTATTCACCCGACTTCTCCATAGGCATCGCCGGTTACCCGGAGGGCCACCCGGAGCTCAGCGAGGAACAGCTCACCAGCAGCCTCCTCATGAAAGCGCCTTTGGCGTCCTCCATCGTCACGCAGATGTGCTTTTCCGCCGAGGCAATCAGCGGGTACCTTCGGACAATCCGGAAGGGCGGCATAGAGCTGCCCGTGTGGGTCGGAGTCCCCGGCCCGGTATCCATCAGGAAGCTGGTCTCCCTGGGAGCGCGCCTCGGGGTGGGGCGCTCCCTCAAGCTCGCCCGCGGGACGGGTATGGCGGGGGCTCTCTGGCGTCGGGACGACTTCCTGAGCTACGACAGCGGACGCCTGATCCGCGAGGTCCGCCAGGAGGTGGCGGGCGATCCCCTTTTTGCCGGGTTCCATGTCTACACCTTCAACGATCTCGGCCGCATGCCTGGCCTCCTGGATGATCTGCGGACACTGCCGCCGACCGCCACGCTGGCCCCAGGCAGCACCTCCATTCCATTGTTTCCTGCCAAGATCTGA
- a CDS encoding FdhF/YdeP family oxidoreductase translates to MASKAPKQNIDESKLTVTKPKTTAVGLPAVANALKISLEQMGPLRSIQTLMAVNQVDGFDCMGCAWPEHEKRNAAEFCENGAKAVAEEGTRRRVTPEFFAQHSIADLKTRDDFWLGQQGRLTHPMLLDEGATHYKPIAWDDAYELIAQEIRDMEHADQSVFYTSGRTSNEAAFAYQLLVRGIGTNNLPDCSNMCHESSGSALVETIGIGKGSVSLTDLETASLIFVAGQNPGTNHPRMLSALEKAKKNGAVIISVNPLPEAGLLRFENPQNISGMVVGTQLTDDFLQIRAGGDQALFQGLGKYLLEAEAQGRKTPGLPTVLDHEFIKDHTVGIDEYLRYLEKAEWNDIVEATGLTLEQIKSIGERLLASSATIVCWAMGLTQHKHSVPTLRDVVNVLLLQGNIGKPGAGVCPVRGHSNVQGDRTMGIFEKMPENFHDRLDHEFQFHSPRAHGFDTVAAIRAMRDGKVRVFIGMGGNFVRAAPDSEVTEQALANTRLTVQISTKLNHSHVSTGRRALILPTLGRTERDTQRTGDQRVTVEDSMSAVHASRGRLKPASEHLHSEVAIVCNVAHKIFTGSDNLPLPNTPKADWLAMRDDYSIIRKHIEAVLSGFENFEERIKNPGGFVLPHPPRDARKFDTASGKAHFTGNELQFISVPAGRLVLQTLRSHDQYNTTIYGKDDRYRGIHGGRRVVMINADDITELGFTDGDMVHLVSEFQGTERRADNFRIVSYSTPKGCAAAYYPETNVLVPLDSVADTSGTPTSKSVIVRLERAEA, encoded by the coding sequence ATGGCTTCCAAAGCCCCCAAGCAGAATATCGACGAGTCAAAACTGACCGTGACGAAGCCCAAAACGACGGCCGTCGGCCTTCCGGCTGTAGCGAACGCGTTGAAAATTTCCCTTGAGCAGATGGGCCCGCTGCGCAGCATCCAGACGCTCATGGCTGTCAACCAGGTTGACGGCTTTGACTGCATGGGCTGCGCCTGGCCTGAACACGAAAAGCGCAATGCTGCGGAATTCTGCGAGAACGGCGCCAAGGCGGTGGCCGAAGAAGGCACGCGCCGCCGCGTCACGCCCGAATTCTTCGCACAACACTCCATTGCGGACCTGAAGACGCGTGATGACTTCTGGCTGGGTCAACAGGGCCGGCTGACCCATCCGATGCTCCTCGATGAAGGCGCAACCCACTACAAGCCCATCGCGTGGGACGACGCTTATGAGCTGATCGCCCAGGAGATCAGGGACATGGAGCACGCCGACCAGTCGGTCTTCTACACCTCCGGCCGGACATCGAACGAGGCAGCCTTCGCCTACCAGCTCCTCGTTCGCGGCATCGGGACCAACAATTTGCCCGACTGCTCCAACATGTGCCACGAATCGTCCGGCTCCGCCCTGGTCGAAACCATCGGCATCGGCAAAGGCTCCGTCAGCCTCACGGACCTGGAAACGGCATCGCTGATTTTCGTGGCGGGGCAGAATCCCGGCACCAACCACCCGCGTATGCTCAGCGCGCTGGAGAAGGCGAAGAAGAACGGCGCCGTCATCATCTCCGTGAATCCGCTTCCCGAGGCCGGGCTCCTGCGGTTCGAGAATCCGCAGAACATTTCCGGCATGGTGGTGGGCACACAACTGACCGACGACTTCCTCCAAATCCGTGCCGGCGGCGATCAGGCCCTCTTCCAAGGGCTTGGCAAATACCTTCTCGAAGCCGAAGCCCAGGGGCGCAAGACCCCCGGCCTCCCCACTGTGCTGGACCATGAGTTCATCAAGGACCACACCGTTGGTATCGACGAATACCTGCGGTACCTCGAAAAGGCGGAATGGAACGACATCGTCGAAGCCACGGGACTGACACTGGAACAGATCAAGTCCATCGGGGAGCGCCTCCTGGCCTCGAGCGCCACGATCGTCTGCTGGGCCATGGGCCTGACCCAGCACAAGCACTCGGTACCCACGCTCCGCGACGTGGTCAACGTCCTGCTTCTGCAAGGCAACATCGGCAAGCCCGGAGCCGGCGTCTGCCCCGTCCGCGGCCACTCCAACGTCCAGGGCGACCGGACCATGGGCATCTTCGAGAAGATGCCGGAGAACTTCCACGACCGGCTTGACCACGAGTTCCAGTTCCACTCCCCCCGGGCGCATGGCTTCGACACCGTGGCCGCCATCCGCGCCATGCGGGACGGCAAGGTCCGCGTATTCATCGGCATGGGCGGCAACTTCGTGCGGGCAGCCCCCGATTCCGAGGTCACGGAACAGGCGCTGGCCAACACCCGCCTGACGGTACAGATCTCCACGAAACTGAACCATTCCCACGTATCGACGGGTCGTCGTGCGCTGATTCTTCCGACGCTCGGACGTACCGAGCGGGACACCCAGCGCACCGGCGACCAGAGGGTAACAGTCGAGGATTCCATGAGCGCGGTCCACGCCTCCCGCGGGCGCCTCAAGCCCGCCAGTGAGCACCTGCACTCCGAAGTGGCTATTGTCTGCAACGTTGCCCACAAAATCTTCACCGGCAGCGACAACCTCCCGCTGCCCAATACCCCCAAAGCCGATTGGCTCGCCATGAGGGACGACTACTCCATCATCCGGAAACACATCGAGGCGGTCCTCAGCGGCTTCGAGAACTTCGAGGAACGGATCAAGAATCCTGGTGGGTTCGTCCTTCCCCACCCTCCCCGGGATGCCAGAAAGTTCGATACGGCTTCGGGCAAGGCCCACTTCACAGGCAACGAACTCCAATTCATCAGTGTCCCCGCGGGACGGCTCGTCCTTCAGACCCTGCGCTCCCATGACCAGTACAACACCACCATCTACGGCAAGGACGACCGCTACCGCGGCATCCACGGCGGGCGCCGCGTCGTCATGATCAACGCCGACGACATTACTGAGCTGGGGTTCACGGACGGGGACATGGTTCATCTCGTCTCCGAATTCCAGGGGACCGAACGACGCGCCGATAACTTCCGCATCGTGTCATACTCGACGCCCAAGGGGTGCGCGGCGGCCTACTACCCGGAAACCAACGTCCTCGTGCCGCTTGATTCGGTAGCCGACACCAGCGGCACGCCGACCTCCAAGTCCGTTATCGTGCGGCTTGAGCGGGCCGAAGCGTGA